The genome window TGGCAGTCATCAAAATCGAAGCGGACAATTTGAAGTTTATACAAATCGGCAACAGCGATGATCTCCGGGTGGGCGAATTCGTACTGGCCGTGGGTTCACCGATGAGCCAGAACCTGGCTTCGACAGTCACCCAGGGAATCGTCAGCGCGGTCGGCCGTTCCAATGTCGGCCTGGCCAATTACGAGAATTTCATCCAGACCGACGCCGCCATCAATATGGGCAATTCCGGGGGACCGCTGGTCAACCTAAACGGTGAACTGATCGGTCTTAATACTGCCATATTAAGCCGTTCGGGCGGATTCCAGGGTATCGGATTCGCTGTCCCGTCCAATATGGCGATGCGGATCATGAATTCACTTTTGACCGAGGGCCGGGTCGTGCGCGGATGGCTGGGTGTTTCGATCCAGGATATCACGCAGAATCTGGCCGAGGCGATGAACCTCGAGCGAACCACCGGCGCACTGATCGGCGATGTCCTCGAGGACAGCCCGGCCGACAAGGCGGGATTTGAATCCGGCGATGTGATAATCTCCATGGATAATATTGAAATTCGCAACTCATCGCATCTGCGCAACCAGGTGGCCGCAACCCTGCCGGACACTAAGGTTACCTTCGAGGTCATTCGCGGGGGGCGTACTGTTCAGATCGATGCCGTCCTTGGTGAACGCGATGCCGAGATAGCACAGACCGGCAGTGATTCAAACCTGGAAGACAAACTCGGCTTTGCCTTCGAGACTCTGACCGAGGATCTGGCGGATAAAATCGGGGTCAGCAAAAATCTTTCAGGTGTAGCTGTTCGCGATATCCAGCCGGGCAGTTCCGCTTTCAGGGCCGGACTCCGTGACGGCGACGTCATCCGTGAAGTCGACCGCGGGCAAGTTGACAATGAAAGTGAGTTCATCGAGGCTGTGAAGGATAAAGAAGCCGGAGACAACATCCTCCTGCGGGTCCATCGCCAGGGCAATACAATTTACCTGGCATTTACTT of Candidatus Zixiibacteriota bacterium contains these proteins:
- a CDS encoding Do family serine endopeptidase, producing the protein MTIEMFATRSIKSTSVTAIVILLVLMTANMATAETAQVTPSDQRPVSTLADINQAFIDIAEEVRPTVVMVSTERIVTMPQGHPFMPFGDDEFFDFFFGPDRRQRQQPEREFRQYGLGSGVIVDEQGHILTNNHVIENADTIFVRTDDGTRYTAEVIGADPQTDVAVIKIEADNLKFIQIGNSDDLRVGEFVLAVGSPMSQNLASTVTQGIVSAVGRSNVGLANYENFIQTDAAINMGNSGGPLVNLNGELIGLNTAILSRSGGFQGIGFAVPSNMAMRIMNSLLTEGRVVRGWLGVSIQDITQNLAEAMNLERTTGALIGDVLEDSPADKAGFESGDVIISMDNIEIRNSSHLRNQVAATLPDTKVTFEVIRGGRTVQIDAVLGERDAEIAQTGSDSNLEDKLGFAFETLTEDLADKIGVSKNLSGVAVRDIQPGSSAFRAGLRDGDVIREVDRGQVDNESEFIEAVKDKEAGDNILLRVHRQGNTIYLAFTL